The proteins below come from a single Malus sylvestris chromosome 3, drMalSylv7.2, whole genome shotgun sequence genomic window:
- the LOC126616170 gene encoding protein argonaute 4-like has protein sequence MDSIEPDGNATNGVNGANGANVVNGANGVNGANGAEDALPPPPPVIPPDVVPLHVEADNIPEPVKKKPARVPIARRGLGTKGTKIPLVTNHFKVNVTNIEGYFFHYSVSVAYEDGRPLDGKGAGRRIIERVHETYHSELGGKDFAYDGVKSLFTVGSLPRNKLEFAVVLEDVPSSRNNGNCEPDGPGSPNESDRKRLRRPNRSKTFNVEISYAAKIPMKAIGDALRGQESENSQEALRVLDIILRQHASKQGCLLVRQSFFHNDPKNFADVGGGVLGCRGFHSSFRTTQGGLSLNIDVSTTMIIQPGPVVDFLIANQSVRDPFQLDWTKAKRTLKNLRVKTSPSNQEFKITGLSEKPCREQTFTLRNKQAKEGEDAEIEVTVYDYFVNHRNIQLRYSADLPCLNVGKPKRPTYIPLELCSLVSLQRYTKALSTLQRASLVEKSRQKPQERMSVLSNALKINNYDAEPMLHSCGVSIGGSFTQVEGRVLPAPKLKVGNGDDFFPRNGRWNFNNKTLVKPTKIEKWAVVNFSARCDLKALVRDLIKCGDMKGIKIEAPFDVFEENPQSRRAPPLVRVERMFEDIQSKLPGQPQFLLCLLPERKNSALYGPWKRKNLAEYGIVTQCIAPTRVNDQYLTNVLLKINAKLGGLNSLLAVEYSPSIPVVSKAPTIILGMDVSHGSPGQSDVPSIAAVVSSRQWPLISRYRASVRTQSPKVEMIDSLYKRVSDTEDDGIMRELLLDFYTSSGKQKPDQIIIFRDGVSESQFNQVLNIELDQIIEACKFLDETWSPKFVVIIAQKNHHTKFFQPQSPDNVPPGTIIDNKICHPRNNDFYLCAQAGMIGTTRPTHYHVLLDDVGFSADELQELVHSLSYVYQRSTTAISVVAPICYAHLAATQMSQFMKFEDASETSSSHGGLTSAGAVPVPQLPRLKENVSSSMFFC, from the exons ATGGATTCGATTGAGCCAGATGGAAATGCAACAAATGGGGTGAATGGAGCTAATGGGGCAAATGTAGTGAATGGAGCAAATGGGGTGAATGGAGCTAATGGGGCAGAGGATGCGTTGCCACCCCCACCCCCAGTTATTCCACCAGATGTTGTTCCTTTGCATGTGGAAGCAGATAACATTCCTGAACCTGTTAAGAAAAAACCTGCTCGGGTCCCTATTGCTAGGCGTGGCCTTGGAACCAAGggaacaaaaatacccttggtCACAAATCACTTCAAAGTGAATGTTACTAATATTGAGGGTTACTTCTTCCATTATAGT GTTTCTGTCGCTTATGAAGATGGGCGTCCGCTTGACGGCAAGGGTGCTGGAAGAAGAATAATTGAAAGGGTGCATGAGACATACCACTCGGAGTTGGGTGGAAAGGACTTTGCCTATGATGGGGTGAAGAGCCTGTTTACTGTTGGATCCCTTCCGCGCAACAAACTTGAATTCGCCGTTGTTTTGGAGGATGTGCCATCAAGCAG GAACAATGGAAACTGTGAACCTGATGGTCCTGGGAGTCCAAATGAGAGTGACCGAAAGAGATTACGGCGTCCAAATCGCTCCAAAACATTTAATGTGGAGATCAGCTATGCTGCAAAAATTCCCATGAAAGCAATTGGAGATGCTCTTCGTGGTCAAGAATCAGAGAATTCTCAAGAAGCTTTGAGAGTCCTGGATATCATATTAAGACAGCATGCATCGAAGCA AGGATGCCTCCTAGTTCGCCAATCATTCTTCCATAATGATCCAAAAAATTTTGCGGATGTTGGAGGTGGTGTTCTTGGGTGCAGAGGATTCCATTCAAGTTTTAGGACCACCCAGGGTGGCTTGTCTCTGAACATTG ATGTATCGACTACCATGATCATACAGCCAGGGCCGGTGGTAGACTTTTTAATTGCCAACCAAAGTGTTAGAGATCCTTTCCAACTTGACTGGACGAAG gctaaaagaacactcaagaatttgagggtcaaaacaagtccgtCAAATCAAGAGTTCAAAATAACTGGATTGAGCGAGAAGCCATGCCGAGAACAGAC TTTTACATTGAGAAACAAGCAAGCAAAGGAAGGGGAAGATGCAGAAATAGAAGTGACTGtttatgattattttgttaatcatCGTAATATACAGCTGCGGTACTCGGCTGATCTACCCTGCCTTAATGTTGGGAAACCAAAACGTCCTACTTATATCCCCTTGGAG CTTTGTTCTTTGGTGTCCTTGCAACGTTACACAAAAGCTCTTTCCACCCTTCAAAGAGCTTCGCTGGTGGAGAAATCAAGGCAGAAGCCACAAGAGAGGATGAGTGTTTTGTCTAAT GCTTTGAAAATCAATAATTATGATGCTGAACCAATGCTCCACTCATGTGGTGTTTCAATTGGTGGTAGCTTTACTCAAGTGGAAGGCCGTGTTCTTCCAGCCCCAAAG CTTAAAGTTGGTAATGGTGATGATTTCTTCCCTCGAAATGGGCGCTGGAATTTCAACAACAAG ACACTTGTCAAGCCAACTAAGATAGAAAAGTGGGCTGTTGTTAACTTCTCTGCACGCTGTGATCTAAAAGCCCTCGTCCGTGATCTGATCAAATGTGGAGATATGAAAGGAATT AAAATCGAGGCTCCATTTGATGTGTTTGAAGAGAATCCTCAGTCTAGGCGCGCCCCACCTTTGGTTAGAGTTGAGAGGATGTTTGAGGATATACAGTCCAAACTTCCTGGACAACCACAGTTTCTTCTCTGTTTGCTTCCGGAGAGAAAAAATTCTGCTTTATATG GTCCATGGAAGCGGAAGAATCTGGCTGAGTATGGTATTGTGACACAATGCATTGCTCCCACAAGGGTCAATGATCAATACCTTACAAATGTCCTGTTAAAGATCAATGCAaag CTTGGTGGGTTAAATTCATTGTTGGCAGTTGAATATTCTCCTTCTATCCCTGTGGTTTCCAAGGCTCCCACTATCATCCTTGGGATGGATGTGTCCCATGGTTCTCCTGGGCAATCTGATGTACCCTCAATTGCTGCG GTGGTAAGCTCCAGGCAGTGGCCACTGATTTCTCGCTACAGGGCATCTGTTCGAACACAATCCCCCAAGGTGGAGATGATAGACTCTCTGTACAAACGAGTTTCTGACACAGAGGATGATGGCATTATGAG AGAGCTGCTTCTGGACTTCTATACAAGTTCAGGCAAACAGAAACCTGACCAGATTATCATCTTCAG GGATGGAGTAAGCGAATCTCAATTTAACCAAGTTTTGAACATTGAACTGGATCAAATCATAGAG GCTTGCAAGTTCCTGGATGAGACTTGGTCCCCTAAATTTGTGGTGATCATTGCTCAGAAGAACCACCACACAAAATTTTTTCAGCCTCAATCCCCAGATAATGTTCCTCCTG GAACAATTATCGACAACAAAATTTGTCACCCAAGAAACAATGACTTCTATCTATGTGCTCAAGCTGGAATGATT gggaCCACGAGGCCTACTCACTATCATGTTCTGTTAGATGATGTTGGTTTTTCAGCCGATGAGCTGCAGGAACTAGTGCATTCACTTTCATACGT GTACCAGAGAAGTACCACCGCCATTTCCGTAG TTGCCCCCATTTGCTATGCACATTTAGCTGCCACTCAGATGTCACAGTTCATGAAATTCGAAGACGCGTCTgagacatcttcaagccatgGCGGTCTTACCTCTGCTGGAGCTGTTCCTGTCCCGCAGCTGCCGAGGTTGAAGGAGAATGTGTCCAGTTCCATGTTTTTCTGTTGA